A portion of the Phyllobacterium zundukense genome contains these proteins:
- a CDS encoding DUF3618 domain-containing protein — protein sequence MTLTADKPNAAEIQRDIESDRRRIEERIDAIQAKISPGQLIDEVLDYLKSSGGGEYAANLGSAVKANPVPMALMGVSLAWLMAGQGKPSNHVDKARDLDQYPLATISGEIRRTGPIQEEGGMFYSHFADAAGSRFKALTDTAGKRAGYFIDETGKSYRGFADAAGNRVTSIMDEAGTMLDDASGWVSDTWQHVSDTVHDLSEKVTSTSAGRVFRDQTTRLNESILTHFRDQPLVGGALAFAVGAAIGAALPPTQVEDSVAGEAAEGVKDSISDKTGEILDKGKEAAADIYDHAAAVVDDAYEAASGRIKDETSA from the coding sequence ATGACCCTGACTGCCGATAAACCCAATGCCGCCGAGATCCAGCGAGATATCGAAAGCGATCGTCGGCGCATTGAAGAGCGAATTGACGCCATCCAGGCGAAGATATCTCCGGGCCAATTGATCGATGAAGTGCTTGACTACCTAAAAAGCAGCGGCGGTGGGGAATACGCTGCCAACTTGGGTAGCGCTGTGAAGGCAAACCCGGTCCCCATGGCCCTGATGGGAGTCAGCTTGGCTTGGCTAATGGCTGGACAAGGCAAACCGTCGAACCACGTCGACAAGGCCAGGGACTTGGATCAGTATCCTCTGGCAACCATCAGCGGCGAAATCCGTCGCACCGGACCGATCCAAGAAGAAGGCGGCATGTTCTACAGCCATTTTGCCGATGCGGCCGGCAGCCGTTTCAAGGCCCTGACCGATACAGCAGGCAAACGCGCCGGTTATTTCATCGATGAAACCGGCAAGAGCTACCGAGGTTTTGCAGATGCCGCTGGAAATCGGGTTACAAGCATCATGGATGAAGCTGGCACAATGCTGGACGATGCGTCCGGTTGGGTTTCCGACACGTGGCAGCACGTGAGTGACACGGTGCATGATCTATCCGAAAAGGTTACATCTACTTCCGCCGGTCGTGTGTTCCGGGATCAAACGACAAGGTTGAATGAGTCAATCCTGACGCATTTCAGAGACCAGCCCTTGGTAGGTGGCGCTCTCGCGTTCGCCGTTGGAGCAGCGATCGGAGCGGCTCTCCCCCCGACACAAGTTGAGGATTCTGTCGCGGGAGAGGCCGCGGAAGGGGTCAAGGACAGTATCTCGGACAAGACGGGAGAGATCCTCGACAAGGGCAAGGAGGCTGCGGCAGACATTTATGATCACGCTGCGGCGGTGGTCGATGACGCTTATGAAGCAGCAAGCGGACGAATAAAGGATGAGACGTCAGCATAA
- a CDS encoding nutrient deprivation-induced protein, producing the protein MQDHSQKETRSRSGASAHGDQPDAISGTIETKPSFGDLKRKATDDLGTVKGKAKEQLQEASGKVEEVASKQKNIAARYAASIGTALEKVGAEMHSGEDAQVGKYARELGSTVKSYAKDIEDREFREIANMAEDFGRRQPLTFLGVAALAGLAASRFLTASAHRQPTVQPTDAAAMNPTNTQRSMKEQRQ; encoded by the coding sequence ATGCAAGACCATTCTCAAAAAGAGACGAGATCTCGATCTGGTGCATCTGCTCATGGCGATCAGCCGGATGCTATTTCCGGGACTATAGAGACTAAGCCATCATTTGGTGATCTGAAGCGCAAGGCCACCGACGATCTTGGCACCGTAAAAGGCAAGGCCAAGGAGCAGCTGCAGGAGGCCTCCGGCAAAGTCGAAGAAGTCGCATCCAAGCAAAAGAATATCGCGGCCCGCTATGCTGCCTCGATCGGGACAGCCTTGGAAAAGGTCGGCGCAGAGATGCATTCCGGAGAAGACGCACAGGTAGGCAAGTATGCCAGGGAACTCGGCTCGACGGTAAAATCCTATGCGAAGGACATTGAGGACCGTGAATTCAGAGAAATTGCAAATATGGCGGAGGATTTCGGTCGTCGGCAACCGTTGACCTTTCTCGGGGTCGCGGCACTGGCCGGACTTGCAGCAAGCCGCTTTTTGACGGCCTCTGCGCACAGACAACCGACGGTACAACCGACTGACGCGGCGGCGATGAATCCCACCAACACGCAGCGATCGATGAAGGAGCAACGTCAATGA
- a CDS encoding sensor histidine kinase: MANRRIAEMVLESAIDYAIITADLSGNVTSWSTGAEMIFGWAEDEVLGLPADIIFTSDDRAHNVPGKELANALQNGRATDERWHVRKDGSRFWASGEMLRLHDDGAAEGFLKIVRDRTQQKRAEELQSMLSQELSHRLKNQLAMVQGIVNQSLRRADNIEAARLSISQRLGVLGRAHDLLLTGYGERIAVRTLVERAVNLDQDGRSSQFSLDGPEIQVGPQSALSLAMLLHELTTNAFKYGALSTAEGQVSIEWGIAEMNKEPAFKLNWKEKNGPPVVKPTVEGLGTRLVKSGIAGTPNQVDLEYAFEGLRCTVLAQLEGFQADP, translated from the coding sequence ATGGCGAACAGACGTATCGCGGAAATGGTTCTCGAGAGCGCGATCGACTACGCCATTATCACTGCTGATCTTTCCGGCAATGTCACCTCCTGGAGCACCGGCGCTGAGATGATCTTTGGCTGGGCCGAGGATGAGGTGTTGGGACTGCCTGCCGATATCATCTTCACAAGCGACGACCGTGCGCACAATGTCCCCGGCAAAGAATTGGCAAACGCGCTGCAAAACGGCCGGGCGACTGATGAGCGTTGGCATGTGCGCAAGGATGGCTCCAGGTTTTGGGCAAGCGGTGAAATGCTGCGACTTCACGATGATGGTGCTGCAGAAGGCTTTCTCAAGATCGTTCGAGACCGAACGCAGCAAAAGCGGGCAGAGGAGCTGCAGTCGATGTTGAGCCAGGAACTGAGCCATCGGTTGAAGAACCAGCTGGCAATGGTCCAGGGCATCGTCAATCAGTCTCTACGCCGAGCGGATAACATCGAGGCCGCCCGCCTTTCGATCAGCCAGCGTCTTGGTGTTCTGGGACGAGCGCACGACTTGTTATTGACTGGATATGGCGAACGGATCGCAGTTCGTACCTTGGTCGAAAGGGCTGTCAATCTCGATCAGGACGGGCGCAGCAGTCAGTTCAGTCTCGACGGGCCGGAGATACAGGTGGGTCCCCAATCGGCGTTGTCCTTGGCCATGCTGCTGCATGAACTTACAACCAATGCCTTCAAGTATGGCGCTCTCTCCACCGCGGAAGGCCAGGTATCCATTGAATGGGGGATCGCGGAAATGAACAAGGAACCAGCATTCAAACTTAACTGGAAAGAGAAGAACGGTCCGCCAGTTGTGAAACCCACCGTCGAGGGTCTGGGCACCAGGCTGGTAAAAAGCGGCATCGCGGGCACGCCGAACCAGGTCGATTTGGAGTATGCCTTTGAGGGGTTAAGATGTACGGTATTGGCGCAGCTTGAAGGATTCCAGGCCGACCCGTAG
- a CDS encoding phage holin family protein: MSDINESRPLPELVRGLVADVTGLVRKEFDLAKTEASESFTRALGGIEVLVIGLVFAIGALGVLLSALVTGLTAILVSQGFTEPSANALSALIVAAAVGLIAWVLVSKGISALRGSNWKMERTTTSLGNDANVIKEKMS, encoded by the coding sequence ATGAGCGACATCAATGAGAGCAGGCCATTGCCTGAGCTGGTCCGGGGGCTGGTGGCAGATGTTACCGGGCTGGTTCGCAAGGAATTTGATCTTGCCAAGACGGAGGCGTCCGAAAGTTTCACAAGGGCACTGGGTGGGATAGAGGTGCTGGTCATTGGACTGGTATTTGCTATCGGCGCACTGGGCGTTTTGCTGAGTGCTCTCGTGACCGGACTGACCGCCATTCTCGTCTCGCAAGGTTTCACTGAGCCGAGTGCCAACGCGCTCTCGGCGCTTATCGTCGCTGCAGCCGTGGGACTCATTGCATGGGTGTTGGTGTCAAAAGGCATCTCGGCTCTGCGTGGCAGTAACTGGAAAATGGAGCGTACCACCACTTCCCTCGGCAACGACGCTAACGTCATCAAGGAGAAAATGTCATGA